From Archaeoglobus sulfaticallidus PM70-1:
ACCATAAAAGTACCCGTTTTCTCCAGATACTTGAAAAAACATCCACCACACTAGATTTTCTCGCAGTCATCAGGGATGTGAGTGGAATAAAAGCCTTTGAAGAAGCTTATTGCTTCATAAAACCACCGATAAAGGTGGAAAATGGAGGTAAGATATACACAGTCTTTGCACCCAACCTTACAATGCTGAAGCAGGCTTATGATCGCTTAAAGAAGATAGGGAACTGGAGGGTTGAAGAGGTCAAAAAGATTATGGACAGCAAACCTCTTTTGACAAGAAGCCAGATGAGGGTTGTAAAGACAGCGTGTGAAATGGGCTATTTTTCTCCAAAAAGGAAGGCTACAATCAAGGATATTGCAGATGCAATGGGAATCGCAAAGAGCACCGCCCACAAACACCTTCATGAGGCAATCTGCAAGATAGTGGAGCATTATGTGGAGAGCGGGAAGAAACTTGAAGACATTGAAAACTTCTTCGTATGAAGGCTTGGAGGTAAAGGTTTATCTATGTTCATAGTCATTAATACATGAGCCCCGGTCGTGGGGAGAAAGCTAGGCTTGCGATTAAGCCCTCTGCAGAATGGGGTTACACCATGTCGTTAGGCTCCTGGTGAGTAGGAGTAAAGACTCCAGCCATGACCTCCCTTGATCTACGGGCCAGATGCATATCAATTATATCAATTAGATTGGGAATTGATGTTAGGTATGTGGAACAAACAATTTTTTTATTTATTACCAAGGCAGTGCGATAGCTAAACGAGTAAAATTCTGAAAAACCAAAGCTTTAAATTTTAGCTAAATTGATAAGAAATATGGAGTTTCGAAAAGAAGTGGAGGTTGCCAAAGTACTGCTGAATGATAAGGTGGAGGAAACGGTTGTGGAGATAAGGTACGATCCATTGACGCTACAGACATCGAGGGTGATAAAGAAAACTCCACCATTTGTCGTTACGCATGGTTTTGAGGAAGAGGTAGAGAGCACGAAAAGCTGGTGTCCCTTCTGTCCTGAGAGAATTGAATCCATGGTCGCAAGAGACCCTGAACTCCTCAATGGTGAATTGCTGAAAAGGAATGAGGCTGTTCTCTTCTCGAATATAGTGCCGTATTCCAGATACTCGTTCGTTATCAGGCTGACTGAAGCCCATTATCTCGACATATCAGAATTCAAAAAGGAGCATTTTGAGGATGCTTTTTATCTGATTAAAGAGGTACTCTCAAAGCTTGGGGATGGGAAGTACTACATCAGCATCGGTATGAACTACCTGAAACCCGCTGGGAGCAGCATAATGCACCCACATATCCAGACGCTCGTATCTGAAACCTCTACAGACTACTTCGCAAGGATGGACTGGAGTGCTTTGGAGTTTTATGAGGAGAATAATACTGATTACTGGCTTGCTTTACTGCAGAAAGAGAAAGAGCTTGGAGAGAGGTTTGCCGGAGAGACCAAGAAAACTGGATGGATCTCCGCATTCTCACCGAAAGGGTTCTACCACTTCATAGGAATTCCTGAGGAAAGGGAATTCTTTGAAATGTCTGGGGAGCAGATTTCTGGAATCTGCGATGGGATCATCAGGATACTGAAATTCTACAAGTCGAAGGGGCTGAACTCCTTCAATATATCGATGTTTCTTGCTGACAGACTCGGAGAACATTTCAGAACGAACATAAACATCGTCGCCAGAACACCTTTCGATAAGTACTACTGGTGTGATGTTTACTTCCCGAAGATGTTCCACGATGAGAGCATAAGCTACTTGATTCCAGAAGAGTACGCGAAAGAGCTTTCCGAATTCATGTAGTATGCTGGTGTGAAACATGATTGTAGAGTCTAAGCTTTACAAAAAGGAAGAGAAGTGGGTAACTTGTCTCACATGTATGCACAGGTGCAGGATTAAGGATGGTGAGTGGGGCAGGTGCAGGGTTAGAAAGAACGAAGATGGCATCCTGAGGGTTTACAATTACGGCCAAACATCTGCGATAGCCCTTGACCCTATCGAGAAAAAACCCCTTCACAACTTCAAGCCGGCGAGCAAAGTTTTATCATTTGGTTCAGTTAGCTGCAACTTCAGATGTCCACACTGCCAGAACTATGAAATCGCCTTCTCCGATCTAACCTACCCGTACCTGAGAGAACTCAGCCCGGAAGATGTTCTGGAAATGGCTCTGACAAGAAAGGCGGATGGCATCGCATGGACATACAACGAGCCAGCGATATGGCATGAGTTCGCTCTGGACTCGAGTGAACTTGTCAAGCGAGAGGGGCTGTTTGTTGTGTATGTCAGCAACGGATACATGAGCAGGGAGAGCATAGATCAGTTTGAGGGAATACTCGATGCGGTAAATGTTGATGTCAAGGCCTTCAACGAAAACTTCTACAAAAAACTCTGCAAGGCGAGATTTGAGAGGGTTCTTGAGTGTGTCGCCTACCTGGTCGAGAAGAAGATATTCGTTGAGCTGACATATCTGATAATTCCCGGAGAGAACGATAACGAGGATGAGCTGAAAAGATTCTCTGAATGGGTTTACGAGCTTGATGCGGGAATTCCTGTACACTTTTCGAGGTTCCATCCGGACTTTCAGATTCTTGATAAGCCTGCAACATCAATCCAGACTCTTGAGAGGGCTTACAGGATTGCTAAGGATGCGGGCCTGGAGTATGTGTATCTGGGAAATGTCTGGGGACACAAATACGAAAGCACATACTGTCCGAGATGTGGTTATCCTGTAATACAGCGACAAGGGTTCTATATCGAGAAAATCGATCTTGATGACAGTAAGTGTCCCAAATGTGGTTATGAACAGAACATAATCGTTTGAAAGCTAACTTCATTTTTAAATTTAATCTTCTGAATTTTACACCATGTAAAATCTAATTGATTTAAGATCAATTTTTTCGAAATTATTATATGTTTTAAAATTTAGCGGTGAGCATGGGTGTTATTGGGTTCGATAGGATAGTGCTGATTGGGAGTATCTTCTATTCAAGGCATAGGATAGTTGAGGATCCGGTAAAGGGTATTTTTGATGAAAACAAGGCTGAACAGCTTATAAACCTTCAGGAGGAGATGGAGGATAAGTTCAACATTACTGGATTGCTGGATGTCGTATCAGAGGGCAAGGAGGCCATTGTCAAATATATGGATTTCGTTGCTGACAGGACAGATAAGCCGTTTATTCTGGATGGATATCTTGAGGCGAGAATCGCAGGACTGAAGTACGCGAGCGAGGTTGGACTGGTTGACAGAATCATATACAACTCCATAAACACGATGAACACTGCAGATGAGATTAAAGCCCTGAAGGAGGCTAGTGTTGAGAGTGCCATCATCTTCTGCTACGATCCAGCATACACAACCCCCTTCAGAAGGCTGATCCTTCTGACGGAGAAGGGGCTGCTGAAGAGGGCTGAAGATATTGGAATCAAGAATCTGCTGGTTGATGTAGTGCCGACGGATATAAAGAGCCTGGGAGAGGTAATCGAAACCCTGCTGCTGATAAAGACAACATACAACTATCCTGCCGGATGTGGCCCGGCGAATGTCTCGTACTATCTCTCGGACTTTCTCAAGGAGGAGATAGATACGACCACGATAGTTTCAAGCGTTAATGCGGTATCTCACCTTTTCAGCGATTTTCTGTTCTACGGGCCGATAGAAAGGGCTGAAATAGCATTTGGAAGTGCTTATATAGTTGAGGAGGTTAAAGAGGGTTTGAGCAGCGAACTGCACAAGCTGATGGTGAGAACATGATTGAAAAAGTTATAGATGAAGCTATATCTGCCCAGAAGGAGATTGTAAACGCCATAGACAGATACAGATTCTCAGATTTTAAGCTTGAGCATGCGAGGGATTTTGTTAAATCCGTTGAAAGAATGAAGGTTAGTGAGGGACAGAGCGATGAAGCGTTTCAGCTCTACAGAAAGTCTGTTCTGGTTCACTACGAAGCTCTTGTTAGCCTTACGGACTCGATAACCCCGTTTGAATCGGCATTTCTCGAGTGGATGCAGACGCCATCAACACTCCAGATACTGTACGAGCTTGATCCCTCTTTCAGAGAATCCGTAATCGAGTTCGCGAAGATGGTGGATGAATGCGATGATATACTCTCGCTCGAGGCCATGAGGATTGTCAACGGGTTCTATGGGGTAACATCGGCAAAAGACTTTGCAGCGATTCCAGGCTCTACATACTGCATCATGGCGAAAATAGCTGAGAGGACCAGCATAGACAAGAATCACAAGAAGGCAATCCTGTCTGCTAACTCATGGGGCCTGACATCGTACATTTTCGGAAACGAATTTTTAAGGAGCTTTAAGGAAAAGAAGGACTTCAAACTCGCGCTGGAAAGGGAAAAAGACCTGATGAAAAGCATGCTTCTGGAACCTGTGAAAACTCAGGCTGAGATTATGGAGCAGTTTGGCTTCAGATCCTTCAGACCATCGGATTATTTCACGAAGTACATGCAGAACTTCAGGCCAGTTGTTGAACAGGCCATTGACAGTGTCCATCTGGCAAATATTGTTATGCTGCCCACACATGTTGGAGATATCGGACACCACATCGGATGGCAGTACTACTACATATGCCGTGATGAGATCAACATGGAGTTGCTGAGAGTACATCTGAACCTCCTGCAATCGAATCTGATTAAAGCTTACGAGAATGGAGTGATAAAGTCCGTGTTCGATGTTACATCGACAGCAACGGCAATCTCGGCTTTGTACCTCTACAAACTGCTTGAGGACGAGGGCTTTACAGCAGACATGATCGTGAGGTTATTTACCGAGAGATTCTACAACTACATTCAGCGAAAACAGTTCGAAAGAAATGTGGTGAATGAACTTCACATAAACGACTTCTTGGACTTCATACACAGAGGAGAGAGGCTGAGCAGGGATAAGAGGATGAGCTTTATCGAGTGGGATGCTCTCAACAGCTCAAAGGTCCTGAACTCTCCAGAACTTTATGCATTCCCGTTCTGTGCAATAACAACCAAGTTCGCCGCGTTGATGAAGTTTGCAGATATGCCGTGCCTGTTAGCTCCAGAGCCTGTTAGTATAATCTCGCTTGTGAATGCAGTGGCACTGAATCCGGAAGTTGATCTCGTCTCAAAATTCTGCAAGGGATGTGCGACTGCATCACTTCAGCCTAACAAGTGTCTGCACTGCATGCTGAACCAAAACATATTTATTTGATATGATATCAAGTAAACTTTAATGAGAACGGCGATATGGATAACCAGCATGGAACTATTGAAAAGGGCTGCACCTGCTGAACTGGAAGAATTTGAAGACTCGGAGGAGGAGTGATGAGAGCTGAAGAATTTACAGATGAAGACATAGTTGAGGTTATAGATGAGCTTGTAGCGCTGTACAGCAGCAATCTCGAGCAATTCAGGGAGAAATTGTCTCCTGTTGCACTGAGGGACATGGAACAGCTTATGAGTAGGCTCATACTGAAGTTCATATTTCTCGCGAATAACGCAAGCGAGGAAGATGTGACAATGATTAAAGCGGTTAAATCATGTCTTGAGCTGTTCACGATGGCGAGCTTTGAGCGAAAAGGAGTTTAGCCGGAGCAGATTATCAACTTCCCAAACCCCTCATTAATCCTCGCCTTAATCCCCTGCCCCTCGAAAACCTTCTCCAGAAACACCTTCACAAACCTTTTAATTTTAGGATCGTTAAGAATCAGCGTATATACTCCATCTCCTTCTTCCTTTATCTCATACCAGTTAGCCTTCTCCACATACCTCAGTATCTTCTCTATGCTGTCTAACCCTTTCATCTTGTACTGGAAAGAATGACTTAACCCGATCTCCTCCATATGCCCCCAGAAATTATGATCCTCAATCTTCTCAATCTCAGAAAAAATAACCCTCCAGTGCTCAATATCCAGAATCATATGCTGCCTCTTAGCAAGATAGTCTATCCATACCTTTATCGTCTCCATATCCACCTCTGACTTGGCAAGCTCATATCCAAAGTCTATCAGGTCTCTTATCAGTTCACTGGTATTCTTTTCCCGCTTCCTCTTCAGAGTCTCAAGTTTTTTCTTTGTTGAGTCGTCTATTGATATGCTCAGTCTTTCGACCACAAATTCGTAACACCGAAAGTGTTATATTAAGTTTTTGTTTTTTAATGATTAAAATTGAATAAAAAAATATTGTTACCTAATTATTGTCGAGTAATAAGTTGGTTTTGAAGGTTTGTGCCACTTCTTCATAATATTATTTCGCTCTTAAAGTTGTATTTCCGGATTATAAGGTTTAACCTTTTAAACATTATTAATAATGAATAATAACAAAACTTAAATACAACAGGTTTGTTGCGATTAATGGTGATAAATCATGAAAGAAACCCAGGAAACAATAGCCAGCCTGCTTCAGGAGGGTAGAACCTTCTACCCTCCTGAAGAACTTGTAGAAAACTCTAATGTAAAGAGGTTCATGGACGAACACGACATCCCCACCTACGACGAACTCCTCAGGAAAGCACAGAACATTGAGTGGTTCTGGAGCGAGATGGCCAGAGAGGTCAGCATCGAATGGTATGAGCCCTACACCCAAGTCCTGGAGTGGAACCCTCCATACGCAAAGTGGTTCATCAACGCCAAGTACAACATCGTGCACGATGCCCTTGACAAGCAGGCGAAGCTCAGAAAAAACAAGCTGGCATACATCTGGGAGGGCGAGCCCGGGGACATAAGAAAGCTAACCTACCACGACCTCTACAGAGAGGTCAACAGGTTCGCAAACGCCCTCAAAGATCTGGGTATTCGCAAGGGAGACAGAGTGACGATCTGGCTCCCCATGATCCCCGAGCTGCCAATAGCAATGCTGGCATGCGCTAAAATCGGAGCGATCCACTCTGTAGTCTTCTCGGGTTTCAGCGAGAAGGCACTCCTCGACAGAATACAGGATGCAGAGGCCAAGCTCCTGATCACAGCAGACGGCTTCTACAGAGGTGGCAAGGTAATCGAGCTGAAGAGCAGAGCAGACCAAATCCTCGATCAAACAACAATCGAGAATGTCATCGTCTACGACAGAACCAACATCAACCCGCCAATGAAAGAAGGAAGAGACCACTGGTGGCAGGATGTACTTGGCTCGAGAAAGTGCGAAACAGAGATTATGGACGCAAACGACACCCTCTTCATCCTCTACACCTCTGGCACGACAGGAAAGCCCAAAGGTGTTATCCACGCACATGGAGGCTATGCCGTTGGAACCGCATCAACCCTACACTTCATCTTCGATATCAAAGAAGATGATATCTGGTGGTGCTCAGCAGACATAGGCTGGATCACCGGGCACAGCTACATCGTTTATGCCCCCCTGATTCTGGGAGCAACCTCCGTTATGTACGAAGGCGCCCCCACTCACCCAACCCCGGCAAGATGGTGGGAAATAATAGAGCGGTATGGTGTCACAGTGTTCTACACAGCCCCAACAGCCATCAGGATGTTCATGCGTTTGGGCGAGAAGTATCCACAAAACCACGACCTCTCAACCCTCAGACTGCTCGGCACTGTTGGAGAGCCAATAAACCCCGAAGCCTGGGTCTGGTACTACAAGTACATTGGCAACGAGCAGTGTCAGATAATGGACACATGGTGGCAGACCGAAACCGGCATGCAGATGATCTCCCCATTACCAATAACTCCTCTCAAGCCAGGATCGGCAACCAAGCCCTTCCCGGGAATAGATGCAGATGTCTTCGATCCTGAAGGAAACTCCCTCCACGGCAGGAATGCTGGTGGGTACCTCGTGATAAAGAAGCCATGGCCGGCTATGCTTCGCGGTTTATGGAGGGCTGAGGAGCGTTACATCAACACCTACTGGAGCGCCTATCCAAACATCTACTTCACGGGAGATGCTGCAAGAGTCGATAGCGAGGGTTACTTCTGGATACAGGGCAGGCTCGATGATGTCCTGAATGTTTCCGGCCACAGGATAGGCAACTCTGAAGTGGAGTCAGCCCTTGTTAGCCATCCTGCAGTCAGCGAGGCTGCGGTTGTCGGCAAACCCCATGAGGTTAAGGGAGAAGCCATAGTGGCTTTCGTTGTCCTGAAGTCAGGCATCGAGCCAAGCGAACAACTCATTGACGACCTCAAGCAGCATGTCGCCAAGGAGATAGGCAAGATAGCAAGGCCCGATGAGATCTACTTCGTCCCGGACCTCCCCAAAACAAGAAGCGGCAAGATCATGCGGAGAGTCTGCAGAGCAGTAATGCTCGGCAAGGATCCCGGAGACATAACAACCCTCGCCAATCCAGAGGCTGTTGACTTTGTAAGAAAGGCTGCAAGCGGTGAGGTGTATTTTGGTTAGGTTGATGTAAAAATTTTTGACAATAAATATAATGATAAAAAATTAAGTTTGGTGGTATGATGGAGGAAGTTTCAGATCTGAGTGAGAGGTACTGGAAGAGGTTGAAGAAGATAACCATAATATGGATGCTAGCGTGGACATTTCCGGCGATTCTGCTGCACATCCCGGTGGAGTTTATGCGGAGGATTTACTTCAACGGGATACCGATGCACTGGTTCAACGCGGCTTTTCTGGCTATAGTCATTGGTATCGCACTGATCTTCCTGTATGCGTATGTGATGGATCGTACCGACAGGGAACTCCTAGGAAGGTGATGACATGGAATTTGGAGGTAAGAATGCGATTATAGCCTTCCTGATGATTTACTTCGCAATTGTGGCTGGAGTTGCCCTTACAGGCAACACATTCACAGCTTCAGCCATCGCAGTTTTCGGCTCTCTGTTCATATATGTCATCGTTGCATTGCTGATGAGAACTCAAGCTACAAAGGACTTCTATGTTGCAGGAAGATCCATAGGGTCTTTACCAATAGGCTCATCCATAGCGTCCAACTGGATGAGTGGCGCATCCTTCGTCAGCATGGCTGGGGCGATAGCTGTCTTGGGTTACGACAGCATGCCATACATAATCGGCTGGACACTTGGATACTGCATCGCCGCATTCATGATCGCTCCATTCATAAGGAAGTCAAACACCTATACCGTTCCGGAATTTGTCGAAACCAGGGCATCGAACTGGTCGATAGCGAGGGTTATAGCCGTCGTTATGCTCTTCATAGTCTCGTTTACATACCTCGTTGCCCAGCTCGTTGCGACTGGTGTTATTATCGGCAGGTTCCTCGGAATGCCGGCGGTTGTCGGAGCTTTCCTTGGGTCTGCAATAGTCATACTCTTCGCCGGAACCGGTGGATGGAGGAGCGTTGTCTGGGTTCAGGTCACGCAGTACTGGATCCTCATAACGGCTTACTGGATAGCATTCCTGACCGCAGCCTACATAGCGGGTATATTCAAGCCATGGCCTCACTTCGGATATGGTGATCTTCTGAATCAGCTTGAGGCGAATGAAATAGCTCACGGATTAAATGCGTTTACCGAGCCATTCACAAAGGCGTTTGGTGGTGGAACTGGACAGATAAACTGGATTTTCTCGGCAATTTGCCTGATGCTCGGAACGGTTGGCTTACCGCATGTTCTCTCTCAGTTCTACCTCGTCAGGAATGTCAGAACGGCGAGATATGGTGTTGGATGGGGTCTCACATTCATAGCCCTGCTGTACCTGACTGCTCCAGTTTATGCCATACTCGCGAGATATGCTTTCTCCTCAGCATGGGGAATGCCTATCGATCAGGTCAAGCAGCTCGGATGGGTCCAGAAGTGGCTTCCGACAGGATTGATACACATAACCGATCTCAATAAGGATGGGATACTTCAGCCGGTTGAGCTATCTTTCCACAAGGACATAGTTGTCGTTGGAATGCCCGACATGTTTGGCTTGCCGTGGTTCTTTGCAACGATAGTTGCTATCGGAGGGCTTGCGGCAGCTTTAAGCACTGCAAACGGTCTGCTGATGGTCATGACCGTTGGAGCAACAAGAGACATCTACAAACGATTTATAAATCCGAATGTCAGTGAGCGGAGGGAGATATGGGTTGGAAGGGTGATGCTTGTCGTTCTTGCAGTAATCTCCGGGCTGGCAGGAGCCAGAGCACTGCAGGACCCAACATTCTCGAAGTATGTCGCCTTGCTGGTTGGATGGGCGTTCGTGTTTGCAACAGCCTCATTCACACCGGTAATTATACTGGGAATATTCTGGAAGGGCCTGAACAGGTACGGCATAGTGGCTGGAATGGTTGCCGGAATGGGCATAGCCCTGCCGTATGTGCTTGGAGTTGGCCTGTTCGGGCTTGAGCCAATAACCATTTTCGGAGGCAAGATAGGAACGCTCGCGTGGGGAATAATCGCGTTCTTCGCGAACCTGATCGTTTCGGTGATAGTCTCGCTGGCAACGAATGCCGAGAAGGCAAACCCGCCGGAGACAATACAGTTCGTGGAGGAGCTGAAGACTCCAGAATAATCCCCCACAATTTTTTTAAATTAAAGATAATGTTAAATCATGGCTCAGAGGAAAGTCAGGGACTTCATCAGAAAAAAGCTCGTTCATGTGACTCCAGAGACTAAGCTCAGGGACTGTGCGAAGATAATGTATAAAGAAAATGTTTCCTCTGTTGTTGTTCTAAAAAATAACAAGCCTCTGGGAATTGTTACGGACTCAGATCTGAGGAGGCTGATAGCTGAGAACTTTAATTTTGGTGAAAGTGTGGGTTCTTTCATAAGGATGAAAAAAGGACTGGTGGCTGTTGATGCAGATGATGATGTTCATGAGGCACTATCAAGAATGCTCGAGCATGGGATAAAGCACACGGTCGTTCTGGATAATGGTTTACCATCGGGTGTTATAACCATAGGTGATATTGCCTACAGCTTCAGCCCGTTTTACATATACTATACTATAAAGCTGAGGAGGGCGAAGAGCAAGGAGGAGGTAAGAGAAATTCTTGAGAGCTTTAAGGCTGGAATAAAGGACTTCTCGATGGAGTTGTTTGATAAGCCCGATACAAGCCCGAAATTCATTTTCACGACGATAAGTTATGTTACGGATACGGCAGTAAGGGTTCTGGCAGATTTGCTCGGCGTGCCTGAGAACATCGTTTATGCTGTAACTGGAAGCTGGGGACGGAGAGAGCAGTATCTTCTCACTGATAGGGATACGATCTCGATCTACAGGCTTGATGGGGAGGGAGTTGATGAGCTAATCGATGAGATGGTTTACAGGGAGTTCATAGAGGATCTTGAAGACTGCATGGACGAGGTTGGCTTTCCTCCATGCCCTCACGGCTATACATCGAGGAACTACAGCTACAGCTTCGAGGATATGCAGAAAGTAATTCTGAAATGCTGCAAAAACCCTGAGGAGAACGCGGTTTTCATATCCATTCTGGCTGATGCAAGGGCTTTGATCGGTGATGAGGAGCTTCTTGTGAGCCTGAAAAGATTGATGTTTGAAAATCTAAGGAAGAACAGGTTTCTTGTGGCTAATTCTTTAATGTACAAACCGGCCATAACGTTGTTCGGTCAGGCAGCAAAAGAGTTCGATATCAAGGCAAGAGGCATAGCTCCGGTGGAGTATCCCGTTAGGGCTCTGGCGGTTGTTAATGGAATATACGAAGTAAACACCGAGCTTAGAATAAGATCTCTGGCAGATAATGGGATAATTCCAAGGGATCTGGCCCATGAGCTGATCATGGCATACAACATCCTTCTTGCTCAGAAAATAAAGGTTCAGAATGAGGGCAGGAATGAGGTCTTGCTGTCCAGCCTGCCGGAAATAGAGAGGAAGATGGTTGAGAATGCGATGAAAATAGTCAGGAGATTTCAGGTCTATGTTGAAAGGAACTATGTATGAGGTGATTCTTTGCTCCCTCCTGTGGAATATCTGGCCAGAATGAAACCATTCTCGTATCTGAAAGAAAATGAGCTGGATATACTGGCCAGAGGACTGGAGGTTACGCTCTACAAACCAGGCAAGATCATCTTCAAGAAGGGCAAGAAGCTTAAAAAGCTGTACTTCGTGAGGGAAGGGAAGGTTGGAATCTTTGATGGGGATGATTTAATCGAAATTGTGAATGAGGATGAGATGATAGGGATAGATTATTCAAACCCTGCTTTTGCAGCGAGGGCGATTGAAGAGACGATCTGCTTCGAGATTGAGCTTGAGAAGGTTAATTTTCTATTCAAAAGGAACAGCAGGTTTGGAGATTTCTTTAGAAAGTTCTTTTCCAGAAAGTTCCATTCGCTGCTCAAGCTATACGATGAGAAAGGTGTTGATGAAGTCTATGCTGTAGCTGTAGTGAACATAATAAGAAAGAAGCCGGTTGTTTGCAGAGCAGAGGACAGCCTGAGGCATGCAGTAAAGCTCATGAGGGCTAACGATGTGAGCAGCGTTGTTGTGGTGAGAGATGAGAAGCCTGTCGGGATAGTAACACATTCCGATCTGGTGAGGGTGCTGGATGAGGGCATAAACCTTGAATCGAAGGTTGGAGATGTGATGTCGTCTCCCGTTGAGGCGATAGATTCTGAATCTCCTGTTATGGATGCGTATTTGAAGTTCGTATCCAAAGCGATAAACCATCTTGCTGTTGTGGAGGATGGGAGGGTTGTTGGTGTGATCTCTTCCAAAGACATACTGTCAAGGATGGAGTCGTATTCGTCTCTCATACCTCTCTCGAAGAGGATAATTAAAGCTGAATCCCTTTCGGAGCTGAAGAGCACATTTGAGGATGTTGTAAGGGCTTTTGAGGATATGGCGAGCTCTGGATTCGATTATCCCTCCTTCTCGATCACGATTTCTAGCATAGCTGATCTTATGGTGAGAAAGGTGGCGGACATCCAGGCTTTTGGTCTGACCTTGGTTGCAATAGGAGACTATGGTAGGAGGGAAATTCTGTTTCCGGAGGTAATGGTTGGATATCTAGGCAGAAGAATGGATGAGAAGCTTGAAATCCTGCTCAACGGGCTGAATGAGGTGGGAATGAAGGCTGAATTCAGGGCTCTTGACAAATTCGATTTCGACCACCTCGACTCGAGATACATCTACGGTGATGGCGGAGCTTATGTGCGGTTCAAGGAGGGATTAACTCCTTTCCTCACGGAAGAAGTGGCAATGGAACTAATTGAGAAGGCTAAAAAGGAAGATGATCTTATTTCGGCCATAATAGATCTCACAAGGGCTTTTGCGATACTCAACATGGACACAACATCTAGGCAGACACGTGAGAGATTACTGCTCTTTGGCATCAAGTATCTTCCTGAAAACCTTGTAAACGATCTGATGGAATTCTATCTAGCCCTGAGGAAGATAGAGCTTTTAATCAGGTTTGGAAGAAGGAGAGAGAAGATAGACGATGTTGTCAGGAGGAAATCTTCTGAGGTGCTGAGGGAGTTACAATCATGGCTGAGGGAGAAGTTCTGAGCAGTGAGCTGGAAGAGGCTGAATATGCTGTGCTGGATCTGGAGACAACTGGACTTAACCCAAAAAAGGATGAGATCATAGCAATAGCGATGATTCCAATGAAGGGTTTGAAGATTCAGGCTAAGGACTGCTTTTATTCTCTCGTGAAATCGGATAAGTTCAACTACAAGTCTATAACCTTCCACGGTATATGTCCGGGAGATTTGCATAATGCTCCCAGATTTGAGGATGTTACGGGTGAGATTCTGGACAGGCTGGAGGGCAGGATTCTTGTGGGCTATGCAACCCTCTTCGACATAGACTTCCTGAAGAGAGCTTTCAGGAAATTGC
This genomic window contains:
- a CDS encoding CBS domain-containing protein, translating into MLPPVEYLARMKPFSYLKENELDILARGLEVTLYKPGKIIFKKGKKLKKLYFVREGKVGIFDGDDLIEIVNEDEMIGIDYSNPAFAARAIEETICFEIELEKVNFLFKRNSRFGDFFRKFFSRKFHSLLKLYDEKGVDEVYAVAVVNIIRKKPVVCRAEDSLRHAVKLMRANDVSSVVVVRDEKPVGIVTHSDLVRVLDEGINLESKVGDVMSSPVEAIDSESPVMDAYLKFVSKAINHLAVVEDGRVVGVISSKDILSRMESYSSLIPLSKRIIKAESLSELKSTFEDVVRAFEDMASSGFDYPSFSITISSIADLMVRKVADIQAFGLTLVAIGDYGRREILFPEVMVGYLGRRMDEKLEILLNGLNEVGMKAEFRALDKFDFDHLDSRYIYGDGGAYVRFKEGLTPFLTEEVAMELIEKAKKEDDLISAIIDLTRAFAILNMDTTSRQTRERLLLFGIKYLPENLVNDLMEFYLALRKIELLIRFGRRREKIDDVVRRKSSEVLRELQSWLREKF
- a CDS encoding 3'-5' exonuclease → MAEGEVLSSELEEAEYAVLDLETTGLNPKKDEIIAIAMIPMKGLKIQAKDCFYSLVKSDKFNYKSITFHGICPGDLHNAPRFEDVTGEILDRLEGRILVGYATLFDIDFLKRAFRKLRIKMSFERYVDVAELEAGILRKKGMAVSYRLDLDAIMKTYSISIKGRHNALSDAYATARIFQKQLSRLIDFRTTLFDLIRIGRRLFF